From the Anabaena sphaerica FACHB-251 genome, one window contains:
- a CDS encoding DUF928 domain-containing protein translates to MTLSIVNLPGNWQRLQAQTLISTTKIKYTAPAVQEQPGEPKGRRKGGGSRGPCKQYETLTALVPITKTENKDLVWGNSASQTPTFWFSVPDKLTPNLPVEFVIQDEADNYVYQTKFNPPETPAGIVSLPVKPTLPLKTGKSYRWTFSIYCDPDKPSASVYVRGSMTQIALNSKLQKQLEAAKTPLGKAVIFAENGIWHDALTILGEQIQNSKNQNTEITLAWAELLKQVNLDNSASASIIQCCTPKQ, encoded by the coding sequence ATGACACTGAGCATTGTTAACTTACCAGGAAATTGGCAAAGGTTACAGGCTCAAACTTTAATATCAACTACCAAAATCAAGTACACTGCACCAGCAGTACAAGAACAGCCAGGAGAACCAAAAGGAAGACGTAAAGGTGGGGGAAGTCGTGGACCATGTAAGCAATATGAAACCCTGACAGCATTAGTACCCATAACTAAAACAGAAAATAAAGATTTAGTTTGGGGAAATTCAGCATCTCAAACGCCAACGTTTTGGTTTTCTGTGCCAGATAAATTAACTCCCAACCTGCCTGTAGAGTTTGTCATTCAGGATGAAGCAGATAATTATGTCTATCAAACAAAATTTAATCCTCCTGAAACACCGGCTGGCATAGTTAGCCTACCAGTAAAACCTACATTACCATTAAAAACAGGTAAATCTTATCGTTGGACTTTTTCCATTTATTGCGATCCAGATAAGCCTTCTGCCTCTGTTTATGTTCGAGGTTCAATGACACAAATAGCCCTTAATTCAAAACTGCAAAAACAACTGGAAGCAGCTAAAACACCTTTAGGAAAAGCCGTTATTTTTGCTGAAAATGGTATTTGGCATGATGCCTTAACGATTTTAGGTGAACAAATTCAAAACAGCAAAAATCAAAATACAGAAATTACATTAGCTTGGGCTGAGTTGCTTAAACAAGTTAATTTAGATAATTCTGCTTCTGCCTCCATTATCCAATGTTGCACACCCAAACAATAG